In Pseudophryne corroboree isolate aPseCor3 chromosome 3, aPseCor3.hap2, whole genome shotgun sequence, a genomic segment contains:
- the LOC135056992 gene encoding gastrula zinc finger protein XlCGF57.1-like, translating to MLSPDCEIKDNDSRQDSPGANPITPIIHPALSADPSDPGKCSPDHSDIGACDTALTVDTVFPCSIDAKCFTQNTNLITHQPAKAGERPFPCSECGKCFTQKSDLVTHQRSHTGENPLSCSECGKSFTYKTLVIHNRIHTGEKPYSCSECGKCFTYKTTLDAHKRSHTGEKPFFCSECRKCFIRKSQLVTHQRSHTGERPFPCSECGKCFAHKSDLVRHNRSHTGEKPFSCSECGKCFTRKSQLVAHQRSHTGENLFSCSECGKCFTWKSQLVIHQRSHTGVKSFPCSECGKCFAQKSDLVRHNRSHTGEKPFSCSECGKCFTRKSQLVTHQRSHTGENLFSCSECGKCFTWKSQLVIHQRSHTGVKSFPCSECGKCFAQKSDLVRHNRSHTGEKPFSCSECGKCFTRKSQLVTHQRSHTGENLFSCSECGKCFTWKSQLVIHQRSHTGEKSFPCSECGKCFAQKSDLVRHNRSHTGEKPFSCSECGKYFARKADLITHQRSHTGERPFPCSECGKCFAQKSHLVVHQLSHTGENPFPCSECEKCFTWKSQLVTHQRSHTGEKLFPCSECGKCFAHKSDLVRHNRSHTGEKPFSCSECGKCFIRKSQLVTHLRSHTGEKPFSCSECGKCFTQKSQLVTHQRSHTGERPFPCSEK from the coding sequence atgttatccccggattgtgaaataaaagataatgacagtagacaggattctccaggagctaaccccattaccccaattatacatccagctctatcagctgatccctctgatcctgggaaatgttctcctgatcactctgatattggtgcatgtgatacagctctgacagtagatacagtgtttccctgttctatagatgctaaatgttttacacagaacacaaaccttattacccatcaaccagctaaggcaggtgagaggccatttccgtgttctgagtgtgggaaatgttttacacagaaatcagatcttgttacacatcagagaagtcacacaggtgagaatccattgtcttgctctgagtgtgggaaaagttttacataCAAAACACTTGTAATACATAAtagaatacatacaggtgagaaaccatattcctgttctgagtgtgggaaatgttttacatacaaaacaactcttgatgcacataagagaagtcacacaggtgagaagccatttttttgctctgagtgcaggaaatgttttatccggaaatcacaacttgttacacatcagcgaagtcacacaggtgagagaccgtttccatgttctgagtgtgggaaatgttttgcacacaaatcagatcttgttagacataacagaagtcacacaggtgagaagccattttcttgctctgagtgcgggaaatgttttacacggaaatcacaacttgttgcacatcagcgaagtcacacaggtgagaatctattttcttgctctgagtgcggaaaatgttttacctggaaatcacaacttgttatacatcagcgaagtcacacaggtgtgaagtcatttccatgttctgagtgtgggaaatgctttgcacagaaatcagatcttgttagacataacagaagtcacacaggtgagaagccattttcttgctctgagtgcgggaaatgttttacacggaaatcacaacttgttacacatcagcgaagtcacacaggtgagaatctattttcttgctctgagtgcggaaaatgttttacctggaaatcacaacttgttatacatcagcgaagtcacacaggtgtgaagtcatttccatgttctgagtgtgggaaatgctttgcacagaaatcagatcttgttagacataacagaagtcacacaggtgagaagccattttcttgctctgagtgcgggaaatgttttacacggaaatcacaacttgttacacatcagcgaagtcacacaggtgagaatctattttcttgctctgagtgcggaaaatgttttacctggaaatcacaacttgttatacatcagcgaagtcacacaggtgagaagtcatttccatgttctgagtgtgggaaatgctttgcacagaaatcagatcttgttagacataacagaagtcacacaggtgagaagccattttcttgctctgagtgtgggaaatattttgcacggaaagcagatcttattacacatcagcgaagtcacacaggtgagaggccatttccatgttctgagtgtgggaaatgttttgcacagaaatcacatcttgttgtacatcagctaagtcacacaggtgagaatccatttccttgctctgagtgtgagaaatgttttacctggaaatcacaacttgttacacatcagcgaagtcacacaggtgagaagctatttccatgttctgagtgtgggaaatgttttgcacacaaatcagatcttgttagacataacagaagtcacacaggtgagaagccattttcttgctctgagtgcgggaaatgttttatccggaaatcacaacttgtcacACAtctgcgaagtcacacaggtgagaagccattttcttgctctgagtgtgggaaatgttttacacagaaatcacaacttgttacacatcagcgaagtcacaccggtgagaggccatttccatgttctgagaaataa